The Vibrio echinoideorum genome includes a region encoding these proteins:
- the surE gene encoding 5'/3'-nucleotidase SurE, translating to MKILLSNDDGVHAQGIHELANELCDLAEVIIVAPDRNRSGASNSLTLEQPLRVQEIAKNTYSVQGTPTDCVHFALNELLKNDMPDLVLTGINHGANLGDDVLYSGTVAAAMEGHFLGVQSVAFSLVGKKHFKTAATIARRIVEQHLANPIPTNRLLNVNVPDLALEQLSDTQVTRLGARHHAEDMIKQKDPRGHDIYWLGPPGKEQDAGEGTDFCAIERGFVSVTPLQVDLTAHESLGAMATWLGEK from the coding sequence ATGAAGATTTTACTCAGCAACGATGATGGTGTGCATGCTCAAGGTATTCATGAGCTTGCAAATGAACTATGTGATCTTGCTGAAGTTATCATTGTTGCACCTGATCGTAATCGCTCGGGTGCTTCAAATTCATTAACTTTAGAACAACCTCTGCGTGTTCAAGAGATTGCTAAAAATACTTATTCGGTACAAGGGACACCAACCGACTGTGTACATTTTGCGTTAAATGAACTTCTAAAAAATGACATGCCTGACCTAGTTTTAACGGGCATTAATCACGGTGCAAATCTTGGTGATGACGTGCTTTATTCGGGTACGGTAGCTGCGGCAATGGAAGGGCACTTTTTAGGTGTTCAATCGGTGGCGTTTTCTCTGGTTGGAAAAAAACATTTTAAGACAGCGGCGACTATAGCTCGTCGTATCGTCGAACAACATTTAGCAAATCCAATCCCTACTAATCGTCTATTAAACGTTAATGTTCCTGATTTAGCCTTGGAACAACTGTCTGATACTCAGGTGACACGCTTAGGTGCGCGGCATCATGCTGAAGATATGATTAAGCAAAAAGACCCTCGTGGTCATGATATCTATTGGCTTGGCCCTCCGGGTAAAGAGCAAGATGCTGGCGAAGGCACTGACTTCTGTGCGATAGAACGTGGCTTTGTATCGGTAACACCATTACAAGTTGATCTTACGGCACATGAGTCGTTGGGTGCGATGGCAACGTGGTTAGGAGAGAAGTAA
- the rpoS gene encoding RNA polymerase sigma factor RpoS, which translates to MSISNAVTKQEFDLNQATTEPEKLGKAKRAVTKKTETKEETEVTSKSLDATQLYLGEIGFSPLLTAEEEVLYARRALRGDEAARKRMIESNLRLVVKISRRYSNRGLALLDLIEEGNLGLIRAVEKFDPERGFRFSTYATWWIRQTIERALMNQTRTIRLPIHVVKELNIYLRTARELSQKLDHEPTAEEIASKLDKPVGDVSKMLRLNERVSSVDTPIGGDGEKALLDIIPDINNSDPEVSTQDNDIKNSLIFWLDELNPKQKEVLARRFGLLGYEPSTLEEVGREISLTRERVRQIQVEGLRRLREILIKQGLNMENLFNVEND; encoded by the coding sequence ATGAGTATAAGCAATGCAGTAACCAAACAAGAGTTCGATCTTAACCAAGCAACCACGGAACCGGAAAAACTTGGAAAAGCAAAACGAGCTGTCACTAAGAAAACCGAAACGAAAGAAGAGACCGAAGTTACATCTAAAAGTTTAGATGCTACTCAACTCTACTTGGGTGAAATCGGTTTCTCACCATTACTTACCGCTGAAGAAGAAGTGCTTTATGCACGTCGAGCTCTACGCGGTGATGAAGCAGCACGCAAACGCATGATCGAAAGTAACCTGCGTTTGGTAGTGAAAATTTCTCGTCGTTACAGCAATCGTGGCCTTGCACTTCTCGATCTAATTGAAGAAGGCAACCTAGGTTTGATTCGCGCCGTAGAGAAGTTTGATCCTGAACGTGGCTTCCGCTTTTCAACTTACGCGACATGGTGGATTCGTCAAACCATTGAACGTGCTTTAATGAATCAGACTCGCACCATCCGTTTGCCAATCCATGTTGTGAAAGAGCTGAACATCTACCTACGTACGGCAAGAGAGCTATCTCAAAAGCTTGACCATGAACCAACAGCTGAAGAGATTGCCTCTAAGTTAGATAAACCTGTTGGTGATGTGAGCAAGATGCTTCGTCTAAACGAAAGAGTGAGTTCTGTCGATACGCCAATAGGTGGTGACGGTGAAAAAGCACTGTTGGATATTATTCCAGACATCAACAATTCAGATCCTGAGGTTTCAACTCAAGATAATGATATTAAGAACTCGTTGATTTTCTGGCTTGATGAACTGAATCCTAAGCAGAAAGAGGTATTGGCACGTCGATTTGGACTACTAGGGTATGAACCGTCAACATTAGAAGAAGTGGGCCGTGAAATCAGCCTGACTCGTGAACGTGTTCGTCAAATCCAAGTTGAAGGTCTTCGTCGTCTACGTGAGATTCTAATCAAGCAAGGCTTGAACATGGAAAATCTGTTCAACGTAGAAAACGACTAA
- the recA gene encoding recombinase RecA, translated as MDDNKQKALAAALGQIEKQFGKGSIMRLGDNRTMDVETISTGSLSLDIALGAGGLPMGRIVEVYGPESSGKTTLTLELISAAQKVGKTCAFIDAEHALDPIYAQKLGVDIDALLVSQPDTGEQALEICDALARSGAIDVLVIDSVAALTPKAEIEGEMGDSHMGLQARMLSQAMRKLTGNLKQSNCMAIFINQIRMKIGVMFGNPETTTGGNALKFYASVRLDIRRTGAIKDGDEVVGNETRIKVVKNKIAAPFKQAETQILYGKGFNREGELIDLGVKNKLVEKAGAWYSYKGDKIGQGKSNSCKHLRENPEIALELDTKLRELLLTPAVLEEKGAEKEESEEL; from the coding sequence ATGGACGATAATAAACAGAAAGCGTTAGCTGCAGCCCTTGGTCAGATTGAAAAGCAATTTGGTAAAGGTTCGATCATGCGTCTTGGTGATAACCGTACAATGGACGTAGAAACTATTTCTACAGGTTCTCTATCTCTAGATATCGCACTGGGTGCTGGTGGCTTACCTATGGGACGTATCGTTGAAGTTTACGGTCCAGAATCATCAGGTAAAACAACGCTAACTCTTGAGCTTATTTCCGCAGCTCAGAAAGTGGGCAAAACGTGTGCATTCATTGATGCGGAACACGCACTTGATCCTATCTACGCTCAAAAGCTTGGTGTTGATATCGATGCTTTGCTTGTATCTCAACCTGATACCGGTGAACAAGCTCTAGAAATCTGTGATGCACTGGCTCGTTCAGGTGCTATCGATGTTCTTGTTATTGACTCGGTTGCTGCACTAACACCTAAAGCTGAGATCGAAGGCGAAATGGGCGATAGCCACATGGGTCTTCAGGCTCGTATGCTTTCTCAAGCGATGCGTAAACTGACAGGTAACCTTAAGCAGTCTAACTGTATGGCTATCTTCATTAACCAAATTCGTATGAAAATTGGTGTGATGTTCGGTAATCCAGAAACAACAACCGGTGGTAATGCACTTAAGTTCTACGCATCTGTTCGCTTAGATATCCGTCGTACGGGTGCGATCAAAGATGGTGATGAAGTTGTTGGTAACGAGACTCGCATTAAGGTTGTTAAGAACAAGATTGCAGCGCCATTTAAGCAAGCTGAGACTCAAATTCTTTACGGTAAAGGCTTCAACCGCGAAGGCGAGCTTATCGATTTAGGTGTTAAGAATAAGTTGGTAGAAAAAGCGGGCGCTTGGTACAGCTACAAAGGCGACAAGATTGGCCAAGGTAAGTCGAACTCTTGTAAGCACCTACGTGAAAACCCAGAGATCGCTCTGGAACTTGACACTAAGCTACGTGAATTGCTTTTGACTCCTGCCGTTCTTGAAGAAAAAGGCGCAGAGAAAGAAGAAAGCGAAGAGCTATAA
- a CDS encoding protein-L-isoaspartate(D-aspartate) O-methyltransferase gives MSNPQAERLVTFLIENGIQDQKVLDAIYQLPRESFLSQAMYHQAYDNNALPIGQGQTISQPYIVAKMTELLELQQGSRVLEIGTGSGYQTAVLAQLVDHVYSVERIKSLQWDAKRRLKQLDFYNISTKHGDGWQGWSSKAPFDAIIVTAAAESIPQALLQQLKDGGRLLIPVGDDEQQLLKIVRHGDEFLSSVIEMVRFVPLVPGELA, from the coding sequence GTGAGTAATCCACAAGCAGAACGCTTAGTCACTTTTCTGATTGAAAATGGTATTCAGGACCAAAAGGTTCTTGATGCTATTTACCAACTGCCAAGAGAGAGTTTTTTATCACAGGCAATGTATCATCAAGCCTATGATAATAATGCGCTGCCGATTGGGCAGGGCCAGACAATATCTCAGCCGTATATTGTTGCTAAAATGACAGAGTTACTTGAGTTGCAACAGGGTAGTCGTGTTTTGGAAATTGGAACCGGCTCTGGCTACCAAACCGCAGTATTGGCTCAACTGGTTGATCATGTTTATTCGGTTGAAAGAATAAAATCGCTGCAATGGGATGCTAAACGCCGCCTAAAACAACTCGATTTCTATAATATTTCAACTAAGCACGGTGATGGCTGGCAAGGATGGTCGTCCAAAGCGCCTTTTGATGCCATTATTGTAACCGCCGCCGCGGAGTCGATTCCTCAAGCGCTTTTGCAGCAGTTGAAAGATGGCGGTCGTTTATTAATTCCTGTCGGTGATGATGAACAACAGTTATTGAAGATCGTTCGCCATGGAGATGAGTTCCTATCCAGTGTTATCGAGATGGTGAGATTTGTACCTCTTGTTCCTGGTGAGCTAGCTTAA
- the truD gene encoding tRNA pseudouridine(13) synthase TruD — protein MSDILSSLVYLNGKPTAKAKLKAKAEHFVVNEDLGFEFTGEGEHLMVRIRKTGENTSFVANELAKACGVKSKDVSWAGLKDRHAVTEQWLSVHLPKGEPDFSAFLAQYPSIDILATARHNKKLRPGDLVGNQFELTLSEVTDCDDVVKRLEKVAQVGVPNYFGAQRFGNEGNNLTEARRWGRENVRTRNQNKRSLYLSSARSWIYNLILSDRIEQGVFASALVGDIVFKDGAQLIVTADNIEALNQDIANDSAFVTVALAGDNALPTAGEPQALEQKHLDSEPDLMALICGNRMRHDRREASLKPTGLTWEVSEDNVTLKFSLDAGCFATAIVRELVEEVHVERSYDQ, from the coding sequence ATGTCAGATATTTTATCTTCATTGGTTTACCTAAACGGTAAACCAACTGCGAAAGCAAAACTAAAAGCAAAAGCCGAACACTTTGTCGTTAATGAAGACTTGGGTTTTGAGTTCACTGGTGAAGGCGAACACCTAATGGTTCGTATTCGTAAAACGGGTGAAAATACGAGTTTCGTTGCAAACGAACTGGCTAAAGCATGCGGTGTTAAGTCGAAAGACGTGAGCTGGGCGGGTTTGAAAGACCGTCACGCTGTTACAGAACAGTGGTTGAGTGTGCACTTACCTAAAGGTGAACCTGACTTTTCAGCTTTCTTAGCACAGTACCCAAGCATTGATATTTTAGCGACTGCACGTCATAACAAAAAATTACGTCCAGGTGATTTAGTTGGCAACCAATTTGAGCTGACCTTGTCTGAAGTAACAGATTGCGATGATGTGGTAAAACGTTTAGAAAAAGTCGCTCAAGTAGGTGTGCCAAATTACTTCGGTGCTCAGCGTTTTGGTAATGAAGGTAATAACCTTACTGAGGCTCGCCGTTGGGGCCGAGAGAATGTACGTACTCGTAACCAAAATAAGCGTAGCTTGTATCTTTCTTCAGCACGCTCGTGGATTTACAACCTGATCCTTTCAGACCGTATTGAACAAGGTGTTTTTGCATCAGCATTGGTTGGTGACATCGTGTTTAAAGACGGTGCTCAACTTATTGTGACAGCTGACAACATTGAAGCGTTAAACCAAGATATTGCGAACGACTCTGCATTTGTTACTGTCGCTTTAGCTGGTGATAATGCTTTGCCAACAGCGGGTGAACCTCAAGCTTTAGAGCAGAAGCATCTTGATTCTGAACCTGATCTTATGGCTCTGATTTGCGGTAATCGTATGCGTCATGACCGCCGTGAAGCGTCGCTTAAACCTACTGGCTTAACGTGGGAAGTGAGCGAAGATAACGTGACTCTCAAGTTCTCTTTAGATGCTGGTTGTTTCGCTACCGCTATTGTTCGTGAACTGGTTGAAGAAGTACACGTAGAGAGAAGCTACGATCAATAA
- the nlpD gene encoding murein hydrolase activator NlpD, with protein sequence MRSKLLKVSTLLLSCALIGCAANSPAPVSSLNKKYSSIDRGSYRGSYYEVKKGDTLYFIAYVTNKDVNDLVSYNKLAAPYTIHPGQKLKLWRPSYNAPAYGKSTVAVAAVAAPVAASTTSSTASKPKTTPQKSKNSKSAQAQTTTKVVKKDPPKKVEQSKSKEYVGSKGKQNVTPSTKPTSDKVSKWLWPTKGRVIKNFSVGEQGNKGIDIAGQRGQPIVSTAGGTVVYSGNALRGYGNLVIVKHNDNYLSAYAHNDRLLVSEGQSVKPGQKIATMGSSGASSVRLHFEIRYQGKSVNPKRYLP encoded by the coding sequence ATGCGTTCGAAGTTGTTAAAAGTAAGTACTTTACTGCTTAGCTGTGCACTTATTGGGTGTGCAGCTAATTCGCCTGCGCCAGTTTCAAGCCTAAATAAAAAATATTCCTCGATTGATCGTGGCAGCTATCGCGGTAGTTACTACGAAGTGAAAAAAGGCGATACACTTTATTTTATTGCTTATGTAACGAATAAAGACGTTAACGATCTTGTGAGTTATAACAAGCTTGCTGCTCCTTACACTATCCATCCAGGGCAGAAGCTTAAGTTATGGCGTCCGAGTTACAACGCACCAGCGTATGGTAAATCAACGGTAGCGGTAGCAGCCGTTGCTGCTCCTGTCGCGGCATCCACAACTTCATCTACAGCAAGTAAACCTAAAACCACTCCACAAAAGAGTAAAAACTCTAAATCTGCACAAGCTCAAACTACGACTAAAGTGGTTAAAAAAGATCCACCAAAGAAGGTTGAACAATCCAAATCAAAGGAGTATGTTGGTTCTAAAGGTAAACAGAATGTTACACCGTCCACCAAACCAACAAGTGATAAAGTATCCAAATGGTTATGGCCAACGAAAGGGAGAGTGATTAAGAATTTCTCTGTAGGCGAACAAGGAAATAAAGGCATCGACATAGCAGGACAGCGAGGTCAGCCAATAGTATCGACTGCAGGGGGAACGGTTGTTTATTCGGGTAATGCATTAAGAGGCTACGGCAATCTAGTGATTGTGAAGCACAATGATAATTACTTAAGTGCATACGCGCACAACGACCGACTATTAGTATCTGAAGGGCAAAGTGTGAAACCAGGGCAGAAAATTGCAACAATGGGAAGCTCTGGAGCCAGCAGTGTTAGGCTGCACTTTGAGATTCGTTACCAAGGCAAATCAGTTAATCCAAAACGGTATTTGCCTTAA
- the ispF gene encoding 2-C-methyl-D-erythritol 2,4-cyclodiphosphate synthase has translation MIRIGHGFDVHKFGGEGPVIIGGVSIPYEQGLMAHSDGDVALHALCDALLGAIAAGDIGRHFPDTDDEWKGADSRELLKDVYRRVKEQGYEIGNADITIMAQAPKMAPHIDSMCQAIAQDLETSISNVNVKATTTERLGFTGRKEGIACEAVVLITKSA, from the coding sequence ATGATTCGTATTGGTCATGGCTTTGATGTGCATAAGTTTGGCGGTGAAGGCCCAGTAATTATTGGTGGCGTGAGCATTCCTTACGAGCAAGGGCTTATGGCACATTCAGACGGAGATGTCGCCCTTCATGCGTTGTGTGACGCTTTGCTAGGTGCTATTGCTGCGGGTGATATTGGTCGTCATTTCCCCGATACTGATGATGAGTGGAAAGGTGCGGATAGCCGTGAACTGCTTAAAGATGTATATCGTCGAGTCAAAGAGCAAGGTTATGAGATCGGTAATGCTGATATTACTATCATGGCGCAAGCTCCTAAAATGGCACCTCATATAGACTCTATGTGCCAAGCTATTGCACAAGATTTAGAAACTAGCATTAGTAATGTGAATGTAAAAGCGACGACTACCGAGCGTTTAGGTTTTACAGGTCGCAAAGAGGGCATCGCGTGTGAAGCGGTGGTCCTAATTACCAAAAGTGCGTAA
- the pncC gene encoding nicotinamide-nucleotide amidase, with protein sequence MHTTQELSEQLGHLLAKHQHMLVTAESCTGGGVASAVTDIAGSSAWFDRAFVTYSNEAKQEMIGVQLETLAKFGAVSEPVVIEMADGALQNSNGTISVSISGIAGPGGGTEDKPVGTVCFAWKASSGWNKVETNVFAGDRSQVRQQATHHALQVIYDYLSMEDK encoded by the coding sequence ATGCATACGACTCAAGAACTTAGTGAGCAGCTTGGACATTTACTTGCGAAACACCAACACATGCTAGTAACGGCTGAATCCTGCACTGGCGGGGGCGTAGCGAGTGCTGTGACAGATATTGCAGGTAGCTCTGCGTGGTTTGATCGTGCCTTTGTGACTTACAGTAACGAAGCCAAACAAGAGATGATCGGAGTTCAGCTTGAAACCTTAGCCAAATTTGGTGCTGTGAGTGAGCCTGTGGTAATTGAAATGGCCGATGGTGCGTTACAGAATTCCAATGGCACGATTTCTGTCTCGATCAGCGGCATCGCTGGTCCTGGTGGTGGCACTGAAGATAAACCCGTAGGTACTGTGTGTTTTGCTTGGAAGGCGTCAAGTGGGTGGAATAAAGTAGAAACGAATGTATTTGCAGGCGATAGATCACAAGTACGTCAACAAGCCACGCATCATGCCTTGCAAGTTATTTATGATTACCTCTCAATGGAAGACAAGTAA
- the mutS gene encoding DNA mismatch repair protein MutS, translating to MKADQKHTPMMQQYLKLKAENPEILLFYRMGDFYELFYDDAKKASQLLDISLTKRGSSNGEPIPMAGVPYHAVEGYLAKLVQLGESVAICEQIGNPATSKGPVDRAVVRIVTPGTVTDEALLSERVDNLIAAIYHHNGKFGYATLDITSGRFQLCEPETEEAMAAELQRTSPRELLFPEDFEPVTLMASRNGNRRRPVWEFELDTAKQQLNQQFGTRDLVGFGVEGAKLGLCAAGCLIQYVKDTQRTALPHIRSLTMDKQDHSVILDAATRRNLEITQNLSGGTDNTLAEVLDHTATAMGSRMLKRWLHQPMRNISALDQRLDAIGEMKDLSLFTELQPTLKQIGDIERILARLALRSARPRDMARLRQAMEYLPELAETLTQLKHPYLTQLAQYASPVDEVSELLERAIKENPPVVIRDGGVIAEGYNAELDEWRDLAAGATEFLDKLEKEERERHGIDTLKVGYNNVHGFFIQVSRGQSHLVPPHYVRRQTLKNAERYIIPELKEHEDKVLSSKSKALAIEKKLWEELFDLLLPYLEQLQNIASSVSQLDVLQNLAERADTLDYCRPTMTESAGVQIQAGRHPVVEQVMDEPFIANPIDLNDQRKMLIITGPNMGGKSTYMRQTALIALMAHIGCYVPAESATIGSIDRIFTRIGASDDLASGRSTFMVEMTETANILHNATPNSLVLMDEIGRGTSTYDGLSLAWASAEWLANQINAMTLFATHYFELTELPNQIPTLANVHLDAVEHGDSIAFMHAVQEGAASKSYGLAVAGLAGVPKAVIKNARAKLTQLEALSIDSPTSKPSGVDIANQLSLIPEPSEVEQALANVDPDDLTPRQALEELYRLKKLL from the coding sequence GTGAAAGCCGATCAAAAACATACTCCCATGATGCAGCAGTATCTAAAACTCAAAGCAGAAAACCCAGAAATTCTGTTGTTCTACCGCATGGGCGATTTCTATGAGCTTTTCTACGATGACGCTAAAAAAGCCTCTCAACTCCTAGATATTTCACTGACTAAGCGTGGTTCTTCGAATGGCGAGCCAATTCCTATGGCAGGTGTTCCGTACCACGCCGTCGAAGGTTACCTTGCGAAATTAGTGCAGTTGGGAGAATCCGTAGCGATTTGTGAACAGATTGGCAATCCAGCGACTTCAAAAGGCCCCGTTGATCGCGCTGTCGTGAGAATTGTGACACCAGGAACCGTGACAGATGAAGCATTGCTTTCTGAGCGTGTTGATAACCTGATTGCCGCTATTTACCACCATAACGGTAAGTTTGGCTACGCAACACTTGATATAACCTCTGGTCGATTCCAGCTATGTGAGCCTGAAACTGAAGAAGCGATGGCCGCGGAGCTACAAAGGACATCACCACGTGAGTTGTTGTTCCCTGAAGATTTCGAACCTGTAACCTTAATGGCAAGCCGCAATGGTAATCGCCGTCGTCCAGTATGGGAATTTGAATTAGATACAGCGAAACAGCAGCTAAACCAACAATTTGGTACTCGTGACCTCGTTGGCTTTGGCGTTGAGGGCGCGAAACTAGGCCTCTGCGCAGCTGGCTGTCTAATCCAATACGTGAAAGATACGCAACGTACTGCCCTTCCGCACATCCGTTCACTCACAATGGATAAACAAGATCACTCAGTGATCCTTGATGCGGCGACCCGTCGAAATCTAGAGATAACTCAGAACTTATCTGGTGGCACTGACAACACCCTTGCCGAAGTACTTGATCACACTGCAACAGCTATGGGCAGCCGTATGTTGAAGCGTTGGTTACATCAACCAATGCGTAATATCTCAGCACTTGATCAACGCTTAGATGCAATTGGCGAAATGAAAGACTTGTCTCTGTTTACGGAGTTACAGCCAACACTGAAACAGATTGGTGATATCGAACGTATTCTTGCTCGCCTTGCACTTCGTTCAGCTCGCCCTCGTGATATGGCGCGACTTCGCCAAGCAATGGAATACTTACCAGAGTTAGCAGAAACACTTACGCAACTTAAGCATCCTTACCTTACTCAGCTTGCTCAGTATGCATCACCTGTGGATGAAGTTTCAGAACTGCTTGAGCGTGCGATCAAAGAGAATCCACCCGTCGTGATTCGAGACGGTGGCGTGATAGCAGAAGGCTACAACGCTGAACTAGATGAATGGCGCGATCTTGCAGCCGGTGCAACCGAGTTTCTTGATAAGCTAGAGAAAGAAGAGCGTGAACGTCATGGTATCGACACGCTTAAAGTTGGCTACAACAACGTACACGGTTTCTTTATTCAAGTAAGCCGCGGACAAAGCCACCTTGTGCCGCCACACTATGTTCGCCGCCAAACGCTAAAAAATGCTGAGCGTTACATCATTCCAGAACTGAAAGAGCACGAAGACAAAGTTCTCAGCTCTAAATCGAAAGCCCTAGCTATTGAGAAGAAGTTATGGGAAGAGTTGTTTGATTTGTTACTGCCTTATCTAGAGCAACTACAAAACATCGCTTCTTCAGTGTCTCAACTTGATGTTCTACAAAACTTAGCGGAACGTGCAGACACTCTTGATTACTGTCGTCCAACGATGACAGAGTCGGCAGGCGTGCAAATTCAAGCGGGTCGTCACCCCGTTGTTGAGCAAGTGATGGACGAACCTTTCATTGCTAACCCAATTGATCTGAATGACCAACGTAAGATGCTGATCATCACAGGTCCAAACATGGGCGGTAAGTCGACCTACATGCGCCAAACAGCGCTCATCGCATTGATGGCTCATATTGGTTGTTATGTACCAGCAGAAAGCGCAACAATTGGCTCTATCGATCGTATTTTTACTCGTATTGGTGCGTCCGATGATTTGGCGTCTGGTCGCTCAACTTTCATGGTCGAAATGACAGAAACTGCGAATATTCTGCACAATGCGACACCAAATAGTCTTGTGTTGATGGATGAGATCGGCCGCGGCACCAGCACTTATGATGGCCTATCACTGGCTTGGGCAAGTGCTGAATGGCTAGCTAATCAAATCAATGCGATGACACTGTTTGCAACGCACTACTTTGAACTAACTGAATTACCAAACCAAATTCCAACCTTAGCGAACGTACATTTAGATGCGGTTGAACACGGCGATAGCATTGCATTTATGCACGCAGTTCAAGAAGGTGCTGCCAGTAAATCTTACGGCCTCGCGGTAGCTGGATTGGCTGGTGTACCTAAAGCGGTAATCAAAAATGCACGCGCTAAACTAACCCAGTTAGAAGCACTCAGTATCGATTCACCGACGTCAAAGCCAAGCGGCGTTGATATCGCGAACCAACTGAGCCTGATACCTGAACCGAGTGAAGTGGAACAAGCACTAGCGAATGTAGACCCAGATGATTTAACACCTCGCCAAGCATTAGAAGAGCTCTACCGTTTAAAGAAACTGCTTTAG